One genomic segment of Novisyntrophococcus fermenticellae includes these proteins:
- a CDS encoding DUF362 domain-containing protein: protein MARVISDECVACGTCEGECPVEAISAGDDKYVIDADTCVDCGACEEVCPTGAISAE from the coding sequence ATGGCACGTGTAATTAGTGATGAATGTGTTGCCTGCGGAACTTGTGAGGGTGAATGTCCAGTAGAAGCTATCTCTGCCGGAGACGACAAGTATGTGATCGACGCTGATACCTGCGTAGATTGCGGTGCTTGTGAAGAAGTCTGCCCAACAGGCGCTATCTCTGCTGAATAA
- a CDS encoding MerR family transcriptional regulator, whose product MLSRDIYTMTEASGIVEERSSVLRYWEDELCLHIARNQRGHRYYTEKDIEVLFCIKELKKKGHQLKEIKEVIPMMYGDAFSKEEEERKEEFYRILDKLMQELQKKNQQEERYKRVDEAIRQHQLARRQVAATQENTKKKKQKV is encoded by the coding sequence ATGCTGTCGAGGGACATCTATACGATGACAGAGGCCTCAGGGATTGTAGAAGAGCGGTCATCAGTGCTCAGGTATTGGGAAGACGAGCTTTGCTTACATATTGCGAGGAATCAGAGGGGACATCGCTACTATACTGAAAAGGATATTGAGGTTTTATTTTGTATTAAAGAACTTAAGAAAAAGGGACACCAACTAAAAGAAATTAAAGAAGTCATTCCTATGATGTATGGAGATGCCTTTTCGAAAGAGGAGGAGGAACGAAAAGAAGAATTTTACCGGATTCTGGACAAGCTGATGCAGGAATTGCAGAAAAAGAATCAGCAGGAGGAACGCTATAAACGTGTGGATGAGGCCATACGCCAGCATCAGTTAGCAAGAAGACAGGTTGCTGCAACACAGGAAAATACGAAGAAAAAGAAACAAAAGGTTTAG
- the dnaB gene encoding replicative DNA helicase, with translation MEEALIKRILPHSVEAEQSVVGSMLMGREAISMASEMLNSDDFYQHQYGVIFDAMVELFNEGKPVDLITLQNRLKEKDVPPEISSMEFVRDLLASVPTSANVKYYATIVSEKAVLRRLIRLTDEISNECYLNKEPVELILEDTEKKMFELLQQRNSGDFVPIRQVVMNSLENIERASKAKGTVTGIATGFTDLDYKTSGFQPSDLILVAARPSMGKTALVLNIAQYMAFKQDKHVAIFSLEMSKEQLMNRLLSMESKVDSQSMRNGSLKDDDWAKLIESAGIIGESNLIIDDTPGISIRELRSKCRKYKLEHGLDIIMIDYLQLMSGNGKGDSRQQEISDISRSLKSLARELGVPVVALSQLSRAVESRPDHRPMLSDLRESGAIEQDADVVMFIYRDDYYNKDSENKGIAEVIIAKQRNGPIGTVNLVWLPDYTKFANLQK, from the coding sequence ATGGAGGAAGCACTCATTAAGAGAATACTGCCCCACAGTGTAGAGGCAGAACAGTCTGTAGTCGGCTCTATGCTAATGGGGCGTGAGGCCATCAGTATGGCTTCCGAGATGCTGAATAGTGATGATTTTTATCAGCATCAATATGGTGTTATATTTGATGCCATGGTAGAGTTGTTTAATGAAGGAAAACCGGTAGATCTCATAACATTACAGAACCGCCTGAAAGAAAAAGATGTTCCTCCTGAAATAAGCAGTATGGAATTTGTCAGAGATTTGCTGGCTTCTGTTCCAACCTCTGCTAATGTAAAATATTATGCTACAATTGTAAGTGAGAAAGCAGTTCTCCGGCGTCTCATCAGATTGACGGATGAGATATCAAATGAATGTTATCTAAATAAAGAACCGGTAGAATTAATCCTGGAGGATACCGAAAAAAAGATGTTTGAGCTGCTCCAGCAGAGAAATTCGGGAGATTTTGTGCCCATTCGTCAAGTGGTCATGAACAGTTTGGAAAATATCGAAAGAGCTTCCAAGGCAAAGGGTACTGTTACCGGAATTGCTACAGGCTTCACAGATTTAGATTATAAAACTTCGGGATTCCAGCCTTCTGATTTGATACTGGTTGCCGCGCGTCCGTCTATGGGAAAGACGGCGCTGGTTTTAAATATTGCTCAATATATGGCTTTTAAGCAGGATAAACATGTCGCTATTTTCTCCCTTGAGATGTCAAAGGAGCAGTTGATGAACCGGCTTCTTTCCATGGAATCCAAGGTGGATTCCCAGAGTATGCGTAATGGCAGTCTGAAAGACGATGATTGGGCCAAACTGATAGAAAGTGCTGGAATTATCGGTGAATCGAATTTGATTATTGATGATACGCCTGGCATTTCCATTCGTGAATTGCGGTCAAAGTGTAGAAAATATAAGCTGGAACATGGACTGGATATCATCATGATCGACTACTTACAGTTAATGAGTGGTAACGGGAAAGGGGATTCCAGGCAGCAGGAGATATCAGATATTTCCCGTTCACTGAAGTCACTGGCTCGTGAACTGGGGGTTCCGGTAGTTGCATTGTCTCAGTTGTCGCGTGCGGTGGAATCACGTCCCGACCATCGGCCGATGCTTTCGGATCTGCGAGAATCAGGGGCCATCGAACAGGATGCGGACGTAGTAATGTTTATTTATCGTGATGATTATTATAATAAAGATTCTGAAAATAAAGGAATAGCAGAAGTAATTATAGCGAAACAAAGAAATGGCCCGATTGGCACGGTAAATCTGGTATGGCTTCCGGATTATACTAAGTTTGCAAATCTGCAAAAATAG
- the rplI gene encoding 50S ribosomal protein L9, producing MKVILLQDVKSLGKKGDEVNVSDGYARNMILPKGLGVEANARNKNDLKLKKANEEKIAKENLEAAQAFGKEIEAKSVSLSIKVGEGGRVFGSVSAKEIAEAVKEQLGFDIDKKKMQLTSPIKSLGTTMVPIRLHPKVTAELKVLVREA from the coding sequence ATGAAAGTTATTTTATTGCAGGATGTTAAAAGCCTTGGAAAGAAAGGCGATGAGGTAAATGTCAGTGATGGATATGCAAGAAATATGATTTTGCCAAAAGGTTTGGGAGTAGAGGCGAATGCCAGGAATAAGAATGATTTAAAACTGAAGAAAGCGAATGAAGAGAAGATAGCGAAGGAAAATCTGGAAGCGGCTCAGGCATTTGGAAAAGAAATAGAAGCAAAATCGGTGAGTTTGTCCATAAAAGTTGGAGAAGGCGGACGTGTTTTCGGTAGTGTATCTGCAAAGGAGATAGCTGAGGCTGTCAAGGAGCAGCTGGGATTTGATATCGATAAGAAAAAGATGCAGCTTACCAGTCCGATTAAAAGTCTGGGCACGACCATGGTACCAATCCGCCTGCACCCAAAAGTGACTGCAGAGCTGAAGGTTCTCGTCAGGGAGGCTTAA
- a CDS encoding DHH family phosphoesterase yields the protein MGNNKIKISGQLRSYLKWPMILSALLIIMNIFIYVINRRAGAVMTVFVAFYIAIVVLLYYHNRPILFNDLISFATRYGQVQKSLMSNLSVPYALLDSQGKLLWVNKKFAELTGKEKQYHKSITNIFSQITMDKLPENEEESEVTLTYENRDFRIHMKRIMMDELLGDSEIITAENQNNHLTAMFLFDETELNTYIKKYKAENMVAGFLYLDNYDEALESVEEVRRSLLTALVDRKINKYFNDTDGLVKKIEKDKYFLVMRQSSLDELKAGRFSILEEVKTVNIGNEMAVTISIGIGANTGTYAKNAEFARIAIDLALGRGGDQVVVKEGRQISYYGGKTQAVEKNTRVKARVKAHALKELMLTKEKIVVMGHKITDVDSFGAAVGVYCAAKALDKKTHIVIDNPTTSIKPLMAGFLNDQEYGQDMFVSCHEAKEIVDDNTMVVVVDVNKPSYTECEDLLYLTKTIVVLDHHRQGSEVVKNSVLSYIEPYASSACEMVAEILQYFADGVRIRNIEADTIYAGIMVDTDNFMQKTGVRTFEAAAFLRRCGADVSRVRKLFRENMSDYRAKGETIMNAELFRDSFAISVCPSDYVESPTIVGAQAANELLNIIGVKASFVLTKFKNTVYVSARAIDEINVQIIMERLGGGGHLNIAGCQFEEIDLPEAIDILKETLAEMLDGGEI from the coding sequence ATGGGAAATAATAAGATTAAAATAAGCGGGCAATTGCGCTCTTACTTAAAATGGCCGATGATACTTTCTGCCTTACTGATTATCATGAATATATTTATTTATGTTATCAATAGACGTGCAGGAGCAGTGATGACTGTTTTTGTGGCTTTTTATATTGCAATTGTGGTGCTTTTGTATTATCATAACCGTCCGATTTTATTTAATGACCTTATTTCATTTGCCACGAGGTATGGGCAGGTACAGAAAAGTCTGATGAGTAATCTGTCAGTGCCTTATGCACTTCTGGATTCACAGGGAAAACTGTTGTGGGTGAATAAGAAATTCGCCGAGCTTACTGGGAAAGAGAAGCAGTACCATAAATCGATTACGAATATATTCTCGCAGATTACGATGGATAAGCTGCCGGAGAATGAAGAGGAGTCAGAGGTTACGCTCACCTATGAAAACCGTGATTTCAGAATTCATATGAAGCGTATTATGATGGATGAACTCCTGGGTGATTCTGAGATTATAACTGCAGAAAACCAGAATAACCATCTGACGGCCATGTTTCTTTTTGATGAAACGGAATTAAATACGTATATCAAAAAATATAAAGCAGAGAATATGGTGGCCGGATTTTTATATCTGGATAATTATGACGAAGCACTGGAAAGTGTGGAAGAGGTGAGACGTTCATTGCTTACTGCACTTGTGGACAGAAAGATTAATAAGTATTTTAATGACACGGATGGACTGGTCAAGAAGATAGAGAAGGACAAGTATTTTCTGGTAATGCGTCAAAGTTCCCTGGATGAGCTGAAGGCCGGCAGATTTAGTATTCTGGAAGAGGTAAAGACAGTTAATATCGGCAATGAGATGGCGGTGACTATTAGTATCGGAATCGGGGCGAATACGGGGACCTATGCCAAGAATGCAGAATTTGCAAGAATTGCCATTGATCTGGCATTGGGAAGGGGCGGAGACCAGGTAGTTGTCAAAGAAGGCCGGCAGATTTCCTATTATGGCGGAAAGACTCAGGCAGTCGAGAAGAATACCAGAGTAAAGGCCAGAGTAAAAGCGCATGCACTCAAGGAACTGATGCTGACGAAAGAAAAGATTGTAGTTATGGGACATAAAATTACAGATGTGGATTCTTTTGGTGCGGCTGTAGGTGTTTACTGTGCCGCTAAGGCATTGGACAAGAAGACCCATATTGTAATTGACAATCCTACTACTTCAATTAAGCCGTTGATGGCGGGTTTTTTGAATGATCAGGAATATGGGCAGGATATGTTTGTCTCCTGCCATGAGGCAAAAGAGATTGTGGATGATAACACCATGGTAGTGGTGGTAGATGTTAATAAGCCAAGTTATACCGAGTGTGAGGACCTGCTGTATCTGACAAAGACTATTGTAGTTCTGGATCATCACCGCCAGGGAAGCGAAGTTGTTAAAAACTCTGTATTGTCATATATAGAGCCGTATGCGTCCTCCGCATGTGAGATGGTTGCAGAGATATTGCAGTATTTTGCAGATGGAGTGCGCATCCGGAACATAGAAGCGGATACCATCTATGCGGGAATTATGGTGGATACCGATAACTTCATGCAGAAGACAGGTGTTCGGACCTTTGAAGCAGCTGCGTTTTTAAGACGCTGTGGCGCCGATGTATCGAGGGTTCGCAAACTTTTCCGGGAGAACATGTCTGATTATAGGGCAAAGGGTGAGACGATTATGAATGCGGAGCTGTTTCGGGATTCCTTTGCAATTTCCGTCTGCCCTTCGGATTATGTGGAGAGCCCTACAATTGTAGGTGCTCAGGCCGCTAATGAATTATTGAATATTATTGGTGTGAAAGCCTCTTTTGTTTTGACGAAATTTAAGAATACGGTATACGTCAGTGCCCGGGCTATTGATGAGATAAATGTGCAGATTATCATGGAACGTCTGGGCGGCGGAGGCCATTTGAATATAGCGGGCTGTCAATTTGAGGAAATTGACCTGCCGGAAGCAATTGATATTTTGAAAGAAACATTGGCAGAAATGTTGGATGGAGGAGAGATTTGA
- a CDS encoding single-stranded DNA-binding protein, with product MNKVILMGRLTRDPDIRYSAGENSTAVARYTLAVDRRFKRDGEQTADFISCVAFGRSAEFAEKYFRQGIRIVITGRIQTGSYTNREGAKVYTTDVVVEEQEFAESKSAGTGNSAPYGAGGFESSGASAGAPASAPASADGFMNIPDGIDEELPFN from the coding sequence ATGAACAAAGTTATATTAATGGGGAGACTGACAAGAGATCCGGACATTCGTTATTCTGCCGGTGAGAATTCAACCGCTGTAGCAAGATATACATTGGCCGTTGACAGAAGATTCAAGAGAGATGGTGAGCAGACTGCAGACTTTATCAGCTGCGTAGCCTTTGGAAGAAGCGCAGAATTTGCGGAAAAGTATTTTCGCCAGGGTATACGGATTGTAATTACAGGGAGAATTCAGACAGGAAGTTATACAAACCGTGAAGGTGCTAAAGTTTACACCACGGATGTTGTTGTGGAAGAACAGGAATTTGCAGAAAGCAAATCTGCAGGTACAGGAAACAGTGCGCCCTATGGGGCAGGCGGATTTGAAAGTTCTGGAGCTTCTGCCGGTGCACCAGCCAGTGCTCCTGCTTCTGCCGACGGATTTATGAATATACCGGATGGTATAGATGAAGAATTGCCCTTTAATTAA
- a CDS encoding DUF951 domain-containing protein — MDRLDYRVGDIVKLKKPHPCGSSEWEILRVGADFRLKCTGCGHQIMIARKLVEKNTRGLKRDEP; from the coding sequence ATGGACCGTTTGGATTATAGGGTAGGAGATATTGTTAAATTAAAGAAACCTCATCCCTGTGGGAGCAGTGAATGGGAGATTTTAAGAGTGGGAGCTGATTTCCGGCTGAAGTGCACAGGCTGCGGACATCAGATTATGATTGCCAGAAAATTGGTGGAGAAAAATACGCGCGGTTTAAAGCGGGATGAACCTTAA
- the srtB gene encoding class B sortase — translation MKKPEKKKRKGGIINTLLSLGIIICIGVFAFSAYKLFGIYRDYKAGEDEYSELQQYADSKPEKVNPEQTGEAASGETLSLESLDYVPPEVDFETLRAMNPDIVGWLVVEALDISYPIVQGRDNDEYLHRTFEKKDNFAGSIFMDYMNKPDFSDCHTIIYGHNMKNQSMFGKLKFIKEQEKYKDSRYFWIITPEHKYRYEIFSAHVTPVDGDTYTLFSAPDQQFLDYLNKMTGESQIPQSGIIPRAEDKAVTLTTCTSNDASRFVVQGIRESTW, via the coding sequence TTGAAGAAACCTGAGAAGAAAAAAAGAAAGGGTGGTATTATAAATACACTTCTTTCTCTGGGAATCATCATATGTATAGGCGTGTTTGCATTTTCTGCATATAAGCTTTTCGGGATTTACCGGGATTATAAGGCAGGGGAGGACGAATATTCCGAACTTCAGCAATATGCCGATTCAAAGCCGGAAAAGGTGAATCCGGAGCAGACCGGTGAAGCTGCTTCCGGGGAAACATTATCCCTGGAAAGCTTGGATTATGTACCCCCGGAAGTAGACTTCGAGACATTACGTGCGATGAATCCTGATATTGTCGGATGGCTGGTAGTAGAGGCACTTGACATCAGTTATCCAATTGTACAGGGAAGGGATAATGATGAATACCTGCACAGAACCTTTGAGAAGAAAGATAACTTCGCGGGCTCTATCTTTATGGATTATATGAATAAGCCGGATTTCAGTGACTGCCATACCATCATCTATGGGCATAACATGAAAAATCAATCCATGTTTGGAAAGTTAAAGTTCATAAAGGAGCAGGAGAAGTATAAAGACAGCCGGTATTTCTGGATTATTACTCCGGAGCATAAGTATCGTTATGAAATATTCAGTGCTCATGTCACTCCGGTGGATGGAGATACCTATACATTGTTCAGTGCGCCGGACCAGCAGTTTCTGGATTATCTGAACAAGATGACAGGAGAATCGCAGATACCGCAGAGCGGCATTATACCCCGGGCAGAGGATAAGGCGGTTACACTTACAACATGTACCAGCAATGATGCCTCCCGTTTTGTCGTTCAGGGCATTCGGGAGTCTACCTGGTAA
- a CDS encoding PTS transporter subunit IIC, translating to MKTIKNICNHIFIDGLSGMAQGLFATLIIGTILQQIGLAIGGTWGNSIFLIGKVAAICTSAGIGIGVAHKYKESALVTVSAGVAGMVGGYASAILAGTILTEGTMMLSGPGEPLGAFVAAFAGITVGHLISGRTKVDIIVTPLVTICSGSLVGLIAGPPITALMTGLGDIVNWGTEQQPLLMGIVVSVVMGIVLTLPISSAALGIILNLQGIAAGAAVIGCCCNMIGFAVASYRENKAGGLLAQGIGTSMLQVPNIMRHPQIWIPAIVSSAILGPVGTMLVNMQCNATGSGMGSAGLVGQIMTYQTMIAYDDPKLVMIKIIMMQIVLPAVISFIVSELMRKKGWIRQGYMALDL from the coding sequence ATGAAAACAATAAAAAACATCTGTAATCATATTTTTATCGATGGGTTGAGTGGCATGGCGCAGGGGCTGTTCGCCACTTTAATCATTGGGACTATTTTGCAGCAGATTGGATTAGCCATCGGAGGAACATGGGGAAATTCTATATTTCTGATTGGAAAGGTGGCCGCCATCTGTACAAGTGCAGGAATTGGTATCGGTGTAGCTCATAAATACAAGGAAAGTGCTCTGGTTACTGTCTCTGCCGGAGTTGCCGGAATGGTAGGCGGATACGCGAGCGCTATTTTAGCAGGGACGATATTGACGGAAGGGACGATGATGCTGTCAGGACCAGGAGAACCTCTCGGGGCATTTGTGGCCGCCTTTGCGGGAATCACTGTAGGCCACCTCATATCCGGCAGAACGAAAGTAGATATTATTGTCACTCCTCTGGTGACAATCTGCAGCGGTTCTCTGGTGGGATTGATTGCCGGTCCGCCTATTACAGCCTTGATGACGGGACTGGGCGATATCGTAAACTGGGGTACAGAGCAGCAGCCGCTTCTGATGGGAATTGTGGTGTCCGTGGTGATGGGCATTGTTTTGACACTTCCGATCAGTTCTGCAGCACTTGGCATTATCTTGAACCTTCAGGGAATCGCCGCCGGGGCGGCAGTGATTGGATGCTGCTGCAATATGATTGGATTTGCAGTAGCAAGCTACCGGGAGAATAAGGCGGGAGGCCTTCTGGCTCAGGGAATCGGAACTTCGATGCTCCAGGTGCCGAACATTATGCGCCATCCGCAGATCTGGATTCCTGCCATCGTTTCCAGCGCTATTTTAGGTCCTGTAGGTACAATGCTGGTTAATATGCAGTGCAATGCCACCGGCTCCGGTATGGGGTCAGCCGGGCTCGTAGGGCAGATTATGACGTATCAGACGATGATTGCTTATGACGATCCCAAACTTGTTATGATAAAAATAATCATGATGCAAATTGTACTTCCGGCAGTCATTTCCTTTATTGTTTCAGAACTGATGAGGAAAAAGGGATGGATCAGGCAAGGGTATATGGCATTGGATTTATAA